The Pseudomonas fluorescens nucleotide sequence TTTCGCAAACCCTGGCCGATCATCGCCGGTATCATCGCCGCCACGTTGGCCAACCATGCCGCTGCAGGCGCAGTCGGCGCCTGGGTCAGTACCTTCTTCAGCGCCGTTACCCTGCACTGGATTCTCGCTGCAAGCTTTGCCGCCACGGCGTTGTGGACACTGATCCCGGACAAGATGGACGATGACGAAGCCAGCACTGCGCGGCGCTTCGGCCCGTTCCTGACCACCCTGATCGCGTTCTTCATCGCTGAAATCGGCGACAAGACCCAGGTCGCCACGGTGATGCTGGCGGCGCAGTATCCGCACCTGATCATGGTGATTATCGGCACCACCCTGGGCATGTTGATTGCCAACGTGCCGGTGGTACTGGCGGGTAACTTTGCCGCCGAGAAACTGCCATTGACCCTGATCCGCCGCCTGGCTTCGGCCGCGTTCTTCGTCCTGGCCGCGGTGGCGGTGTATTCGGCGATGCAGGTCAGTGGCTGGATAGGCTGATCACAATCGCGGGTCAAGCCCGCTCCTACAGGGGCCTGTGGGAGCGGGCTTGACCCGCGATTTTTACTTGCGGGCCTGCTCGTACAACGGCATCACCTTCGGAATCGCCGCCTGCAACGCAGACTGACGGCTGGCCGAGGCCGGGTGGGTACTCATGAACTCCGGCTGCGAACCGCCCGAGGCCTGGGCCATCTTGTCCCATAGGCTGATTGCCGCATTCGGGTTGTAGCCGGCACGGGCGGCCAGCTCCAGGCCGATCAGGTCGGCTTCGTTTTCGTTGGCACGGCTGTTGGGCAGGGTCATGCTGTACTGCACCACGGTGTCGGCAATCGCCATGCTGTCCTGGCCCAGGCCCAGCAAGGCACCGGCGCCCTGGCGAGCCATCTGCACGCCATAGGCCTTGGACATCGCTTCACGACCATGCTCGCGCAGGGCGTGGGCGATTTCATGACCCATGACTGCAGCGAGCTCGTCGTCAGTCAGCTTGAGCTTTTCGATCAGGCCGCTGTAGACAAAGATCTTGCCGCCAGGCCCGCAGTTGGCGTTGAGCTCGTCGCTCTTGATCAGGTTCACTTCCCAGTTCCACTGCGCCGAATCCGGGCGGAACTGCGGCGCCTGGGCAATCAGACGGTTGGCGATAGCCTGCACACGCTTGGCATTGGCGCTGCTCTTGTCGAGCACACCCTTGCTCGACGCCTCGCCCAGGGTTTGCTGGTACGACTGGGCATACATCTGGTTGACTTCATCGGTCGACAACATGCTGAACATGTATTGCTTACGCTCGACACCCACGGCGCCGCCGCTGGTGGTGTTCACCGCCTGGCAGCCAGCGAGCAGGACGCTGGCGCTCAATGCACCGATTACAAATGACTTACGCATGAAAACACTCCCTTCGAACATGCCGCGTATCCTAGGCCGACTCGGTTGAGCCCGCCATATCCGTGATGAAGATTTCTCCAGACGGTGCTCATGCTTTCGCCCCGCCGGGCCGATAACGCAAGGCAGACGCCTTTCCTTGCGCTTGGAGCCCCCTTCATGAAGTTCCGGTCGATCCAGTTTTCCGTCGCTGCCCTTGCCGGCGCCATTGTCCTGAGCATTGTCGCCGCCCTGGTGCTCTACGCCGTGTATTCCGGTGAACGTACCCAGGAGCTGGTGCAAAGCCGCACCCAGCAGCAGTTCGAGGCAGTGATCGAGCAGCGCCTGACCGCCCTGGCGCGGACCCAGGTCAGCGAGATCCAGCGCGGCCTGGAAGCACCGCTGCTGATAGCCAAGGGCCTGGCCACCAGCAACGCCATGCTCGGCATGCCGGATGCCAGCGGCAAGCCGCTGCTGAAGATCGAACGCGAACAACTGATCGCCCTGCTCAAGCAGACGGCGCTGACCAACCCGCTGATCCTCGGCACCTACCTGGGCTGGGAAACCAATGCCCTGGACCACGATGACGCCCGCTTCGTCGGCACGTCAGTCATCGGTATCGACAGCGCCACCGGGCGCTTTCTGCCCTGGTGGTTCCGCAACGAAGACGGCAGCCTGGGCCTGGACAAGCTGGCCGACGTCAACGACCAGACCATCCTCGCCACTGGTGTGCGCACCAGTGAATATTACCTGTGCCCACGGGATTCGAAGAAAGCCTGCGTGATCGACCCAGCGCCTTATAAAGTAGGCGACAAGGTGGTAATGCTCGCCTCGTTCGTCGAGCCGATCATGATCGACGGCAAGTTCCAGGGCATCGCTGGCGCCGACCTGTCGGTGAACTTCATTCAGGAACTGCTCAATACCGCCGACCGCCAGCTCTATGACGGTGCCGGCGAACTGGCGCTGGTGTCCGGCAACGGCCGCCTGGTGGCCTTTACCAAGGACCCGAGCAAGTTCGGCGAGAAAGCCAGCGACGTCCTCGACGCCAATGCCGCCGGCACCCTGGCGCAACTGAGCGGCGAAAACCTGCACTACGAAGTCGATCAGGCAGCCGGCCGCATCGAGCTGTACCTGCCCTTCAAGATCGCCCATACCGACGCGCGCTGGACCTTGCTGCTGGAACTGCCGATCAGCGCGGTGATGGCCGATGTCGAGAAGCTGCAAAGCGACCTCAGTGCCCAGCGCCGTACCGACATCACCGGCATGACGGTCGTCGGCCTGGGCATCGCGGCCCTTGGCCTGCTGGTGATCTGGCTGTTGGCCCACGGTATTGCCCGGCCACTGCGGCAGATGGTGGCGATGCTCGACGACATCGCCCAGGGCGAAGGCGACCTGACTCGCCGCCTGAGCAGCGACCGTGCCGACGAACTGGGCTCGATCGCCACGGGCTTCAACACCTTCCTGAGCAAGCTGCAGGCGATGATCAGCCAGGTGGTGGCCTCGGTGCAGAAGGTCAGCGACTCCTCCGAGCACACCGCCGATATCGCCATCCGCACCAACCAGGGCGTGCACAAGCAAATGGCCGAGATCGACCTGGTGGCCACCGCCGTGCACGAGATGACTGCCACCGCCCAGGACGTGGCGCGCAATGCCACCCATGCCGCCCAGGCGGCTAGCAACGCTGACCAGGCAGCGCATCAGGGCCTGGCCATTGTGCGCGATACGTCCAGCTCGATCAGCGCCCTGGCCGAGGAAATCGGCCGCGCAGTCGGCGTGGTGCAAACCCTGGCCCGCGACAGCGAGAACATCAACGCCATCCTCACTGCCATTCGTGCGATCGCCGAGCAGACCAACCTGCTGGCGCTCAACGCCGCCATCGAGGCAGCCCGCGCTGGTGAACAGGGCCGTGGTTTTGCCGTGGTGGCCGACGAGGTGCGCAACCTGGCACAGAAAACCCAGCAGGCCACTGAAGAAATCCAGCAGATGATCCAGCAACTGCAGCAGGGTACCCGCGATGTAGTGCGGGTGATGGAAGACAGCCAGGGCAAGACCGACGACAGCGTGCAACAGGCCGCGCGCGCCGCCCAGGCACTGGAGAGCATTACCCAGGCGGTGTCGGTGATCAACGACATGAACACGCAGATTGCCAGTGCCGCCGAAGAGCAGAGCGCGGTGGCCGAAGACATCAACCGCAATGTGATCAATATCGGCCAGGTGGCCAACGAGGTGGCTGGCGGCGCAGATGAGTCGAGCACCGCCAGTGCCGAACTGACCAAGCTGGCCGAGCAGCAGCGGCGTTTGATCAATCAGTTCAGGGTGTGACCCGCGATGCTTTTAGGCCGGGGTCAAGCACTCCGGCCCATTGAGCTTCGGATCATTGACCATATTGGCCAGCACCCGCTCACGCAGCGCTGCCTGGCTGCTCGCCAGCAGCTCGTACAAGCGCGCTGGCGGGGTTTCGGGATCAAGCCAGGTCGCCTGCCCGGCCGCATCGAGAATCAGCGGCCGGCGCTGGCTCATCGCCGCCTGGGTCACCACTGCGGTACTCAGCCAGACCTGATCCTGTACCGGATACGCCTCCCAGATCGCGGCAAAAAACAGCGAAGAGCCCTCCCCCGGTGTCAGCCAGTAGGGCCGCTTGCGCTGGGTACCGCGCCATTCGTAAAACCCGTTGGCCGGCAGCAGGCAGCGGCGCAGGCGAAACGCTTCACGGAACATGGGCTGTTCGGCCAGGGTTTCGGCCCGGGCATGGGCCGGGGTGCGCGACAGGTCGGTGAGCCAGGCCGGGGTCAACCCCCAGCGCGCCCGCGCCAGCTCCATCTGGCCGTCCTCGAGACGGCGCTGGATCAGCACCGAGGCGCCGGGGGAGATATTCCATTGTGCCTGCTGGTCACTGGGGAATCCCGGCAAGGCAGCAAAGGCCGCAGACCAGCGAAACAGCGCATAACGTCCACACATGAGGGCAAAAACCTAGCAAATCAGGGTTCCGGGGATGTTCTCCGGTTCGTCGCCCGCAAGTGGCTGGGCGCTATTGTACGCGGCGATCAGCTCGCGTGCGCAGGCGGCCTGCTCATCGGCCACTGCCAGGCCAAGCAATCCGTGCATCGGCAGATCGCCCATGGCCCCCATCAGGTCGCGGCCGACCAAGTGCACGGTGATGCCTTCGCTGGCAAGCATACCGATGAGCATTTGCGCCTCCAGCAGGCTTTCAGGGTCGTAGATTCGCTGCATCAGTCATTCTCACCATAAACGTCCAGCATCCATTCCTCGCCATGCACCTGCAGCACGAACCTGATCGGCTTGCAGCACACCTGGCAGTCCTCGATGTACTCCTGGTCGCCACCCGACAGATCCACCGTCGTCTCGACTTCTTCACCACAATAAGGACAATCGTAGATCGCTGGTTCCAGCATCGCGGCCTCCCGAGTGACTTGTGCGTATAATTGCCGGTCTATTTACAGGCCCTGAGTGTGTCTGAGCCGTTTTTCAGACCCCGGCCCTACCTATTACCCTAGCCGTTTCCAACAAGAGAGCATGATGGGCGAATTCGATGCCATCCGACCGTACGACGACGCTGAAGTCCCTGCCGTTCTGGCACGGCTGCTCAGCGACCCGGCATTCCTCGATATCCTCACCCACTTCCGCTTCCCGCGCATGGCCGGGGCTTTCGGCTGGCTGCTCAAGCCGCTGATCGCCCGGCGCCTGCGCAAAGAGTTTGCCGGGGTCAGTTGCGTTTCGACCCTGCAGGACAAGGTCGAGTACTACGTCGACCATACCATCGAGCGGGCGACGGACGGCGTGACCTACACCGGCGTCGAGCAGCTCAAGGCCGGTACCGCCTACCTGTTCCTGGCCAACCATCGCGATATCGTCATGGACCCGGCCTTCGTCAACTATGCCGTGTACCACGCCGGCCTGCCGACCCCGCGCATCGCCATCGGCGACAATCTGCTGCAAAAGCCGTTCGTCAGCGACATGATGCGTCTGAACAAGAGCTTTATCGTGCACCGCTCGATCACCGGGCGCCGGGAAAAGCTTGCGGCTTATCAACTGCTATCGGCCTACATCAACCACTCGATCCGCAACGACGGCCAGTCGATCTGGATCGCCCAGGCTGAAGGCCGGGCCAAGGATGGTGATGACCGTACCGATTCGGCGATCCTGAAAATGTTCCACATGAGCCGCAAGGACGAACCGTTCGGCGCCGTGATCCAGTCGCTGAACCTGAGCCCGGTGTCGATCAGCTACGAGTACGACCCGTGCGACCAGGCCAAGGCCCGCGAGCTGTACATCCGCGCCACCACCGGTACTTACAGCAAGGCGCCGGGCGAGGACGACATCAGCATCGCCCAAGGCATCACCGGCTACAAAGGCCGCGTGCACATCAACTTTGCCCCGCCGGTGACCGAGTTCGTCGAGGACACCAAGCAACTGGCAGCGGAGATTGATCGGCAGATTCTGGCCGGCTACCGGTTGTTCCCGGTGCATTACCTGGCCTATGCGCAGTGGACCGGTGTCGACCCGGCACTGCAAGTACCGGCGGCGGCCAAGGTATTCCCGGCCGATGAACTGGCCCGCGCCCAGGCCGAGTGGCAGCGCCGCCTGGACGCTTGCCCGGCCGAGCAGCGGCCGTACCTGGTGCAGCAGTATGCGATGCCGGTACGTAACCAGTACCGGGTCAAGGCGGGATTGGCGTTGTAAATTTATCGCGGGGCAAGCCCGCCCCCACATTACCGGTGGGAGCGGGCTTGCCGCGCGAATGGATTACACCCAGGTACTGAACCAGGACAGCAACAAGGCCAACGCCAGGAAGGCAAAGCCGAGAATGTAATAGAAGCGGTTGATGCGCAGGCTCATACCATCGACCACCGCTTCATCGGCGGCCATGCCCGCCAGGGTTTGCGCCGTGCGGCGACGGGCGCTGTGCAGCAGCAGGCCGCCCGGACAGGTCAGCACCAGGGCCAGCAGGTTGATCAGCTTGGCCGGATGGGCGGCAAACAGCCCCCAGATCACTTGCAACGACATCGCAAAACCTCAAAAGAAGTACATCGATACTTTCGACACGGCGGGCATTCTACCCAAGCGCCGTGCCCCTGCCTGTGCTTTGCGACAAATGACGATTAATTCGCGCCGTCACACGCTCGTCATCTAGACACGCCACTCTATCGGCCGTCGCCAACCACCGGAGCTTGTCATGCTGCACGCCGAAAACCAGGACCGCCTCTACCTGATCGCCCAGAGCGACGAGCAACAGGCACTGATCGACGGCCTGGCGTTCAACGTCCAGGACCGCCAATGGCTGGTGTACTGCGCCCTGGGCGGGCATGCTCATGAGCACCTGCCCGAGGTCGACGGCCCGACGGGCATCAGCGTACTGGACTTCTACGTCGAAGCCGCCTGAAACTCCAGAAAAGCAAAAGCCCGATGCCTGCCACGCAGACATCGGGCTTTTTGTTGTGCAGGCTTATTCGCCGAGGATCTGGCCGATGGCCTGGTCCTTGAACAGACGGGTCAGCGCGTCGCTGAGCACATCACCCACCAGCTTGGTGTTGGTTTCCTGGTTGGGCGCCATGCCGAAGCGCTGGTCCAGCGAAGCGCCGTAACGGCCACTGTAGCGACGGTTGGCGTTGGCCACGTCAGCCTTGAAGGTCGCGCCGATGGTGGCTTCGGTCACGTACATGCCCTCTTTGGGCGACTGGTACTTGAGTTCGGCCAGGGTCACGGTCAGCTGTGGCGCGTTGTAGGCATTTGGTGTCGGGGTGAAGCCCAGCAGGCGCACAGCCGCTTCGGCCTGGGCCTGCAGTTTTGGCAGGATGTCGTTGCCAGTCACGGTAATGGCGCTGGTTTCAGGGTACAGGCCGCCACGGGTGCCCAGGGTTTGCGAAGCACGGCCATCGACCACCTTGACCACCACCGGCTGGCCATGACCGACCGGTGCCAGTTGGGCGTTGAGTTTTGGTTGCGGGCTGAGTTGTTGCGGGCTGTGGGCACAACCGGCCAGGGTCAGACTGGTCACCGCGATCAAACCGAACAACAAACGTTGCAACATGCTCATCTCTCCAGAATAGGCAGCAAAGGCCGCCAGTATAACCAGCACGGGGCAGCCCAGCTATCGGCGTGCCATTAGTGAATAAGACAGGCATGCCCGGCTCCGGTTCGCTGTCACAATCGTTTCATCAGTGCCCGGTTATCCTTGCCTCAGTTCTTCACAGGGATACCCGCCATGTCCTCGCTCCTGGCCCTGCTGTTCAAACGCAATCCACAACGTTGCTTCGCCCGCCTCGACGCCCTGGGCCATTGCCAGGCCTTCAAGCAGTGCGCGCAGGCCCCGGCGACCAGTGGTTGGGTGGAAATCAACGAAATTCGCCTGGCCTGGCTCAACCGGCCGCTGCCCGCCAGCGCCCGTGTTTCAAAGCGTGTCAGCGGAAACTGGCTGCAACGCAGCCTCGCAGCCTGAGTTTTGCCTCAATAAAAGTCGCTAATAAAGAGCTTTTCTGCCCGCGACATCGCTATAATCTCCCCCCGATTATAAGGACGTCTCCTGATCGGGCCTCGCAGTACCGCCAATGCCCAGCATTGCGCCTCCCCCGCACCGCCCACAGAGAGCCTTCCACACAGGTCTTGCACCAGCCAGTGTGCCTGCGTCATCCGGCCCTCTGCTCTGCCTGAACCTGCCGGGTCTGCCATCGCGCAGTCCATTTTGAGGTTCACGTCTCCAAAAGAGCGTGAAAAAACGGGTTTTCACAACTTCACAAGAGTGTGGCGAGCAATGAACAGTCTGGCATGTGCAATAGCACCTAAAGTGTCCCGATCAGCCCTGAACAGCTGGCAACAGCGCTCATCTCGCATGGGTGACTGAAGCCGGTCCATAACGCACGACGGATACCTTGACCATAAGTCGAATTGCCGCACCGGCTGTAAAATGCGTTCATAGGCAACGCAAAGCCCGGTTGGCGGTGTCCGCTGAAGTTGCAAAAACTGCGAAGAATCGGACATGGCGATCCTGGCAAGCCAGGGATCCTATGCTGTCAATTTGGTGCTGAAGATTTTGGAGACGCGTTACATGGCGCAGAACGAAGCAGTCGATGTAGTACTGGTAGGGGCAGGCATCATGAGTGCCACCCTGGCCGTACTGCTCAAGGAACTCGACCCGGCGATCAAGCTGGAAGTCGTCGAGTTGATGGATTCGGGTGCCGCGGAAAGTTCCAACCCGTGGAACAACGCCGGGACCGGCCATGCCGGGCTGTGTGAACTGAACTACACGCCACAGGCCGCCGACGGCAGCATCGATATCAAGAAAGCGGTGCATATCAATACCCAGTTCGAGGTGTCCCGGCAGTTCTGGGCCTACCTGAGCAAGAAAGGCGCGTTCAGCTCGCCACGGGCGTTCATCAACCCCGTGCCGCACCTGAGCTACGTCGAAGGCGAAAAGGGCATCAGCTTCCTCAAGAAGCGATTCGAGATGCTCAAGCAGCACCACGCCTTCAGCGAAATGGAATACACCGAAGACAAGGCGGTGATGAACGAGTGGATGCCACTGATGATGCCGGGTCGCCCTGCCGACCAGCAGATCGCCGCCACCCGCGTCATGAAAGGCACCGACGTCAACTTCGGCGCGCTGACCAACAAGCTGCTCAAGCACCTGGCCAACGCGCCTGAGGCACAGGTCAAATACTGCAAGAAGGTCACCGGCCTGCGCCGTAACGGCAGTGGCTGGACCGTCAGCATCAAGGACGTCAACAGCGGCAGCAGCCGTGAAGTCGACGCCCGCTTCGTGTTCCTCGGCGCAGGTGGCGCGGCCCTGCCGCTGCTGCAACTGTCGGGTATAGAAGAGAGCAAGGGCTTCGGCGGCTTCCCGGTCAGCGGCCAGTGGCTGCGTTGCGACAACCCGGAAGTGGTCAAGCGCCACCAGGCCAAGGTCTACAGCCAGGCCGCGGTAGGTTCGCCACCGATGTCGGTACCGCATCTGGATACCCGCGTCGTCGACGGCAAGACCTCGCTGCTGTTCGGCCCGTATGCCGGCTTCACCACCAAGTTCCTCAAGCACGGCTCGTTCCTCGACCTGCCGCTGTCGGTTCGCATGGGCAACATCGGCCCGATGCTGGCCGTGGCCCGCGACAACATGGACCTGACCAAGTACCTGGTCAGCGAAGTGATGCAGTCGATGGAGCAGCGCCTGGACTCCCTGCGCCGCTTCTACCCCGAGGCCAAGGCCGAGGACTGGCGCCTGGAAGTGGCTGGCCAGCGCGTGCAGATCATCAAGAAAGACCCGAAAAAAGGCGGCATCCTGCAGTTCGGTACCGAACTGGTTGCAGCCAAGGACGGCTCCCTGGCCGCCCTGCTCGGCGCTTCGCCAGGTGCTTCGGTGACCGTCTCGATCATGCTGGAACTGATCGAGCGCTGCTTCCCCGAACAGTCCAAGGGCGCCTGGGCTGCCAAGCTCAAGGAAATTTTCCCGGCGCGGGAAAAGGTCCTGGCCGCCGACGCTGCCCTGTACCACAAGATCAGTGCGTACAACGACGAGGCCCTGGGCCTGGTCGAAAGCAGCCCGGCACAAAGCTACGCATAACCTGCCGGCATAAAAAAACGCCCTTCGGGGCGTTTTTTATGGGCGCTGGTATCAGCTGCGGGCCTTGTCGATGATCTCGATGTACTCGGCGGCGCTGCGCTGATCCTTGATGGCCTCGATAAAGGTCTGGCCGTGCTCGTCCTTGCCGTCAAGGTCATAACCGGCTTCGACGAAAAAGCCGACATAGCGCTCGAAGTCATCGATGCG carries:
- a CDS encoding methyl-accepting chemotaxis protein, with product MAEIDLVATAVHEMTATAQDVARNATHAAQAASNADQAAHQGLAIVRDTSSSISALAEEIGRAVGVVQTLARDSENINAILTAIRAIAEQTNLLALNAAIEAARAGEQGRGFAVVADEVRNLAQKTQQATEEIQQMIQQLQQGTRDVVRVMEDSQGKTDDSVQQAARAAQALESITQAVSVINDMNTQIASAAEEQSAVAEDINRNVINIGQVANEVAGGADESSTASAELTKLAEQQRRLINQFRV
- a CDS encoding CPXCG motif-containing cysteine-rich protein codes for the protein MLEPAIYDCPYCGEEVETTVDLSGGDQEYIEDCQVCCKPIRFVLQVHGEEWMLDVYGEND
- a CDS encoding 1-acyl-sn-glycerol-3-phosphate acyltransferase, which gives rise to MGEFDAIRPYDDAEVPAVLARLLSDPAFLDILTHFRFPRMAGAFGWLLKPLIARRLRKEFAGVSCVSTLQDKVEYYVDHTIERATDGVTYTGVEQLKAGTAYLFLANHRDIVMDPAFVNYAVYHAGLPTPRIAIGDNLLQKPFVSDMMRLNKSFIVHRSITGRREKLAAYQLLSAYINHSIRNDGQSIWIAQAEGRAKDGDDRTDSAILKMFHMSRKDEPFGAVIQSLNLSPVSISYEYDPCDQAKARELYIRATTGTYSKAPGEDDISIAQGITGYKGRVHINFAPPVTEFVEDTKQLAAEIDRQILAGYRLFPVHYLAYAQWTGVDPALQVPAAAKVFPADELARAQAEWQRRLDACPAEQRPYLVQQYAMPVRNQYRVKAGLAL
- a CDS encoding TMEM165/GDT1 family protein, which gives rise to MLESLLVPTAIVALAEIGDKTQLLALILAARFRKPWPIIAGIIAATLANHAAAGAVGAWVSTFFSAVTLHWILAASFAATALWTLIPDKMDDDEASTARRFGPFLTTLIAFFIAEIGDKTQVATVMLAAQYPHLIMVIIGTTLGMLIANVPVVLAGNFAAEKLPLTLIRRLASAAFFVLAAVAVYSAMQVSGWIG
- a CDS encoding SOS response-associated peptidase encodes the protein MCGRYALFRWSAAFAALPGFPSDQQAQWNISPGASVLIQRRLEDGQMELARARWGLTPAWLTDLSRTPAHARAETLAEQPMFREAFRLRRCLLPANGFYEWRGTQRKRPYWLTPGEGSSLFFAAIWEAYPVQDQVWLSTAVVTQAAMSQRRPLILDAAGQATWLDPETPPARLYELLASSQAALRERVLANMVNDPKLNGPECLTPA
- a CDS encoding putative signal transducing protein; the protein is MQRIYDPESLLEAQMLIGMLASEGITVHLVGRDLMGAMGDLPMHGLLGLAVADEQAACARELIAAYNSAQPLAGDEPENIPGTLIC
- a CDS encoding YajG family lipoprotein — encoded protein: MLQRLLFGLIAVTSLTLAGCAHSPQQLSPQPKLNAQLAPVGHGQPVVVKVVDGRASQTLGTRGGLYPETSAITVTGNDILPKLQAQAEAAVRLLGFTPTPNAYNAPQLTVTLAELKYQSPKEGMYVTEATIGATFKADVANANRRYSGRYGASLDQRFGMAPNQETNTKLVGDVLSDALTRLFKDQAIGQILGE
- the mqo gene encoding malate dehydrogenase (quinone), which codes for MAQNEAVDVVLVGAGIMSATLAVLLKELDPAIKLEVVELMDSGAAESSNPWNNAGTGHAGLCELNYTPQAADGSIDIKKAVHINTQFEVSRQFWAYLSKKGAFSSPRAFINPVPHLSYVEGEKGISFLKKRFEMLKQHHAFSEMEYTEDKAVMNEWMPLMMPGRPADQQIAATRVMKGTDVNFGALTNKLLKHLANAPEAQVKYCKKVTGLRRNGSGWTVSIKDVNSGSSREVDARFVFLGAGGAALPLLQLSGIEESKGFGGFPVSGQWLRCDNPEVVKRHQAKVYSQAAVGSPPMSVPHLDTRVVDGKTSLLFGPYAGFTTKFLKHGSFLDLPLSVRMGNIGPMLAVARDNMDLTKYLVSEVMQSMEQRLDSLRRFYPEAKAEDWRLEVAGQRVQIIKKDPKKGGILQFGTELVAAKDGSLAALLGASPGASVTVSIMLELIERCFPEQSKGAWAAKLKEIFPAREKVLAADAALYHKISAYNDEALGLVESSPAQSYA
- a CDS encoding PA4642 family protein — protein: MRKDKKQVIGDEISDDYIKSFLQYEPADNVTSPSHHKLIKGYRGLRIDDFERYVGFFVEAGYDLDGKDEHGQTFIEAIKDQRSAAEYIEIIDKARS
- a CDS encoding M48 family metallopeptidase → MRKSFVIGALSASVLLAGCQAVNTTSGGAVGVERKQYMFSMLSTDEVNQMYAQSYQQTLGEASSKGVLDKSSANAKRVQAIANRLIAQAPQFRPDSAQWNWEVNLIKSDELNANCGPGGKIFVYSGLIEKLKLTDDELAAVMGHEIAHALREHGREAMSKAYGVQMARQGAGALLGLGQDSMAIADTVVQYSMTLPNSRANENEADLIGLELAARAGYNPNAAISLWDKMAQASGGSQPEFMSTHPASASRQSALQAAIPKVMPLYEQARK